The Brachionichthys hirsutus isolate HB-005 chromosome 11, CSIRO-AGI_Bhir_v1, whole genome shotgun sequence genome includes a window with the following:
- the mrps23 gene encoding small ribosomal subunit protein mS23: protein MAGSRLEKFGTVFTRVRDLVRAGVRKPTDVPIWYHVYGAFPPVKDPLYVKPHSKAHLDRRDAVPEIFYEEDAVRAKFYERFTVESESLDLSNPKFISTCQRFVDKYTDLERGSDLEAADLFQETEKALFKDGIRLRRRAAKREPKPPDLLRQVILEGISAEQPSVAADGEDTADRDAPTRSPAT from the exons GGTTCGAGATCTGGTCCGCGCCGGTGTCAGGAAGCCGACGGACGTCCCCATCTGGTACCACGTTTACGGGGCTTTCCCGCCTGTGAAAGACCCCCTCTACGTGAAACCACATTCCAAAGCCCATCTCGACCGGCGGGACGCCGTGCCCGAGATCTTCTACGAAGAGGATGCAGTTAGAGC GAAGTTCTACGAGCGGTTTACGGTGGAATCTGAAAGTTTGGATCTGTCCAATCCAAAATTCATTTCTACATGtcagag GTTCGTAGACAAGTACACCGACCTGGAGCGCGGCAGCGACCTGGAGGCCGCTGATCTATTCCAGGAGACTGAAAAGGCTTTGTTTAAAGACGGCATCCGGCTGAGGAGAAGAGCAGCAAAACGT GAGCCAAAGCCCCCGGATCTGCTGCGGCAGGTGATACTAGAAGGCATTTCGGCAGAGCAGCCGTCTGTCGCAGCCGATGGCGAGGACACGGCGGACCGCGACGCACCCACCCGTTCGCCCGCAACGTAG